The genomic region GCCTGATGCGCAGCAAAACCGACTACCTGGAACTCTACGGGATGCTGAAAGACCTGTGGCTACCGGTCTCCCGCGACACCGGCACCCTGCTCTACATGCTGGCCCGCAGCACCAAAGCCCGGGCCATTGTCGAGTTCGGCACCTCGTTCGGCCTGTCCACCCTGCACCTGGCGGCCGCCCTGCGGGACAACGGCGGCGGCGCGCTGATCAGCAGCGAGTTCGAGCCCACGAAGATCGCCCTGGCGCGGCAACACCTGGAACAAGGCGGCGTAAGCGACCTCGTGGAGATCCGCCAAGGTGATGCCCTGGTCACACTGGCCAGCGGCCTGCCCGACAGCGTCGACCTGCTGCTGCTCGACGGCGCCAAAGCCTTGTATGGCGATGTACTGAACCTGGTGGAAAGCCGTCTCAAGCCCGGCGCGTTGATCATCGCCGACAACACCAACTACTGCCCCGACTACCTGGCCCGGGTGCGCTCGCCGGCAAACGGCTACCTGTCGGTGCCGATCGGTGACGACGTCGAGCTGTCAGTTCGCCTCGG from Pseudomonas yamanorum harbors:
- a CDS encoding O-methyltransferase; amino-acid sequence: MNTLTSAPMAALIERLYTQADAVTSPVLNNVTPEERDRLMRSKTDYLELYGMLKDLWLPVSRDTGTLLYMLARSTKARAIVEFGTSFGLSTLHLAAALRDNGGGALISSEFEPTKIALARQHLEQGGVSDLVEIRQGDALVTLASGLPDSVDLLLLDGAKALYGDVLNLVESRLKPGALIIADNTNYCPDYLARVRSPANGYLSVPIGDDVELSVRLG